One genomic region from Pyrinomonadaceae bacterium encodes:
- the galE gene encoding UDP-glucose 4-epimerase GalE, producing MRVLVTGGAGYIGSVVVEGLLRDAHDVVVYDNLGKGHRQSVPANIPFVQSDLLDRDRLIEVFREHEIEAVIHMAADSLVGESVQNPAKYYRNNVDAGLSLLDAMRDAGVKRLVFSSTAAVYGEPEKQPIEEADLTNPTNPYGETKLAFERALRWYESAYGIRYASLRYFNAAGATERCGEWHDPETHLIPLVLQAATGQREHVEIYGEDYNTRDGTCVRDYIHVVDLARAHILALQILGERSAIYNLGCGGAGYSVRQVIDVANEITGHEIPIKIGPRRPGDPAVLIASSEKIKRELGWAPQFQDLRKIVDSAWQWLQQHPRGYGE from the coding sequence ATGCGAGTTTTGGTTACCGGAGGAGCGGGTTACATCGGCAGCGTTGTCGTTGAAGGACTTTTGCGCGATGCCCACGACGTTGTTGTCTACGACAACCTCGGGAAAGGCCATCGACAGAGTGTCCCGGCGAACATCCCTTTCGTCCAATCCGATTTGCTCGACCGCGATCGACTGATCGAAGTTTTTCGTGAGCACGAAATAGAAGCCGTGATCCACATGGCCGCTGATTCTTTAGTCGGCGAGTCCGTGCAGAATCCGGCTAAGTACTATCGAAATAATGTCGATGCCGGGTTGTCGCTGTTAGACGCCATGCGTGACGCCGGTGTGAAGCGCCTCGTGTTCTCTTCAACCGCTGCGGTTTACGGCGAGCCTGAGAAGCAGCCCATCGAAGAAGCGGATCTGACCAACCCGACGAACCCTTACGGCGAAACGAAGCTCGCGTTCGAACGCGCTTTGCGTTGGTATGAGAGTGCCTATGGCATTCGTTATGCGTCGCTGCGCTACTTCAACGCGGCGGGCGCGACGGAGCGTTGTGGGGAGTGGCACGATCCGGAAACGCACTTGATTCCGTTAGTGCTGCAAGCTGCCACCGGTCAGCGCGAACACGTTGAAATTTACGGCGAAGACTACAACACGCGCGACGGCACCTGCGTCCGCGACTACATTCATGTCGTGGATCTTGCTCGCGCGCACATTTTGGCGCTGCAGATACTGGGCGAGCGCAGCGCAATCTACAACCTAGGCTGTGGCGGCGCCGGCTATTCCGTCCGCCAAGTCATCGACGTGGCAAATGAGATTACCGGACACGAAATTCCCATCAAGATTGGACCGCGGCGACCCGGCGACCCCGCGGTACTGATAGCGAGCTCGGAAAAGATCAAACGCGAGCTTGGATGGGCCCCGCAGTTTCAGGACTTGCGGAAGATCGTGGATTCGGCCTGGCAATGGTTGCAGCAACACCCTCGCGGTTACGGCGAATAA
- a CDS encoding galactokinase, giving the protein MVDVNHLRSVFEETYGSVPRVFSAPGRVNLIGEHTDYNEGFVLPMAIDRRTYVAIGQRNDRRVRVKSLVLKEDGEFNLDDRSLAGERKWLCYVAGVAWTIAEQGLKLTGADLLIDSDVPIGGGLSSSAALEVATGKALTTIAGVKIDDVALALAAQQAETVFVGARVGIMDQLTAVLGRKDHALLIDCRSLEAKPISLANFKAAMVVCNTNVKHDLASSVYNQRRAECERGVELLKLKLPHIRSLRDITVDDLQKHESELPATVRRRCRHVVTENDRTLKAFRALRDGNTELLGRLMNASHESLRNDYEVSSPELDTMVQIALRQEAVIGARMTGGGFGGCTINIVRPDAVDDFGRFVRSEYRAATNIEPDIWLVKADAGTREEVSVPLS; this is encoded by the coding sequence ATGGTCGACGTTAACCATCTGCGATCGGTTTTTGAGGAAACTTACGGCTCGGTTCCAAGAGTTTTCTCAGCCCCCGGCCGCGTCAACCTTATCGGCGAGCACACCGACTACAACGAAGGTTTCGTGCTGCCGATGGCAATTGACCGTCGCACGTATGTCGCGATTGGGCAGCGGAATGATCGTCGCGTCCGGGTGAAGTCCCTCGTTTTGAAAGAAGATGGGGAGTTCAATCTCGATGATCGATCGCTGGCCGGCGAAAGAAAATGGCTTTGCTACGTCGCGGGCGTGGCGTGGACGATTGCTGAACAAGGTTTGAAGCTTACCGGCGCTGACTTGCTTATCGATTCCGACGTGCCGATCGGCGGTGGCCTGTCATCGTCCGCTGCGCTTGAGGTGGCAACGGGTAAGGCGTTGACGACAATTGCCGGAGTGAAGATTGACGACGTGGCGCTGGCGTTGGCGGCTCAACAAGCCGAAACGGTTTTCGTAGGAGCAAGAGTCGGCATCATGGATCAACTAACGGCAGTCCTGGGGCGCAAAGATCACGCGCTGTTGATCGATTGCCGATCCCTGGAAGCGAAACCAATTTCGCTGGCGAACTTTAAGGCGGCGATGGTTGTTTGCAACACCAACGTTAAGCACGACCTCGCTTCGTCGGTCTACAATCAGCGGCGCGCAGAGTGTGAACGCGGAGTAGAGCTTCTGAAGCTGAAATTGCCACATATACGATCGCTCCGCGACATAACGGTTGACGACCTTCAGAAGCACGAGAGCGAGTTGCCGGCGACGGTACGCCGGCGCTGCCGGCACGTGGTCACAGAGAACGATCGCACATTGAAAGCGTTCCGTGCTTTACGTGACGGCAACACTGAGCTGCTCGGCCGATTAATGAATGCTTCGCACGAATCGCTCCGTAATGATTATGAAGTCAGCTCTCCGGAACTTGATACGATGGTCCAAATTGCCTTGCGTCAGGAGGCCGTCATTGGTGCGCGCATGACCGGCGGCGGCTTCGGTGGCTGCACGATCAATATTGTCCGACCGGACGCCGTGGACGACTTCGGCCGGTTTGTGCGAAGCGAGTATCGGGCCGCAACTAACATTGAACCGGATATTTGGTTAGTAAAAGCCGACGCAGGCACGCGCGAAGAGGTGTCAGTACCACTTTCATGA
- a CDS encoding glycoside hydrolase family 2 TIM barrel-domain containing protein has translation MPNQNIPRPEYPRPQFIREPWLNLNGEWEFAFDDADEGQDAGWHDGRELPLRIMVPFAYQTELSGINEKSVHEIVWYARSFEIPNDWQQSDVLLNFGAVDYASTVWINGQQVGHNQGGHVPFQFDIAPYLKPGVNRITLRVEDRQDPSQPRGKQSHTGLPVGIDYYNTTGIWQTVWLESAPPIRVEEIQIVPRADNNQVYLAVFLHAPSAAWQIKVEVFDHGLSVARAEEFTPVATGQFVLRIPYAKLWYPHSPHLYDLRIRLYDDKNTLLDEVTSYFGMRGIELRNGSIRINGEPIYLKMILDQGYFPGGYLTAASDEALQTDIGWTKMFGFNGARKHQKVEDPRWLYWCDRLGLLVWEEMPNAREWSLESEELLSAEWQRAVRRDLNHPCIIAWVPVNESMGFPGLEQEHAGQYAYLERMVRATRRIDPTRPVVDNDGWEHSDITDVCAIHDYTPTAALLRERYRDKLSGGELPLKVWVGEKPLFARGSEYRGQPIVLSEVGGFLAVPQDIPEEHRDLLYQFYDSFKTPEELLAKYRDLAEGIASLKFLAGFCYTQLTDIEQEINGLLTFDRRPKVPPEKIAEIHREVFKAVEAAMRER, from the coding sequence ATGCCTAACCAAAACATTCCTCGTCCCGAATATCCGCGTCCTCAGTTCATCCGTGAACCGTGGCTAAATCTAAACGGCGAATGGGAATTCGCGTTCGATGATGCTGACGAAGGACAGGACGCCGGCTGGCACGATGGCCGTGAGCTGCCTTTGCGCATCATGGTTCCGTTTGCGTATCAAACGGAGCTCTCGGGGATCAACGAGAAATCCGTCCATGAAATCGTCTGGTACGCTCGAAGCTTCGAGATTCCAAACGACTGGCAGCAGTCTGATGTGCTTTTGAATTTTGGCGCGGTCGATTACGCCTCAACGGTTTGGATTAACGGGCAGCAGGTCGGTCATAACCAGGGCGGGCATGTTCCTTTTCAATTCGACATCGCGCCGTACCTGAAGCCGGGCGTGAATCGCATCACCCTGCGCGTTGAAGATCGACAAGACCCGAGTCAGCCGCGGGGCAAACAATCGCACACTGGTTTGCCGGTCGGTATCGATTACTACAATACGACGGGAATTTGGCAGACGGTTTGGCTGGAAAGTGCGCCGCCGATTCGGGTCGAAGAGATTCAGATCGTCCCGCGCGCGGACAACAACCAGGTTTACCTCGCCGTGTTTCTGCATGCACCGTCCGCGGCCTGGCAGATCAAAGTTGAAGTTTTTGATCATGGCCTTTCGGTGGCGCGCGCTGAAGAGTTCACGCCGGTGGCTACCGGGCAGTTCGTGCTCCGGATTCCTTACGCGAAACTCTGGTATCCGCATTCACCGCATCTCTACGACCTGCGCATTCGCTTGTATGACGACAAGAACACGTTGCTCGATGAGGTGACTTCATACTTCGGAATGCGTGGCATTGAGTTACGCAACGGATCCATCCGAATTAACGGCGAGCCGATCTACCTGAAGATGATTCTGGATCAGGGCTACTTTCCGGGCGGTTATCTCACTGCGGCCTCGGACGAAGCTCTGCAAACCGACATTGGCTGGACGAAGATGTTCGGCTTCAACGGCGCGCGCAAACATCAAAAGGTCGAAGATCCACGCTGGTTGTACTGGTGCGATCGGTTGGGGCTGCTGGTTTGGGAAGAGATGCCCAATGCGCGTGAATGGTCACTTGAGTCGGAGGAGTTGCTTTCCGCCGAATGGCAGCGCGCGGTGCGCCGCGATTTGAATCATCCCTGCATCATTGCCTGGGTGCCCGTGAACGAGAGTATGGGTTTTCCGGGACTCGAGCAGGAGCATGCTGGACAATACGCCTATCTCGAACGAATGGTCCGCGCGACGCGCCGGATTGATCCGACGCGGCCGGTCGTCGATAACGACGGCTGGGAACACAGCGACATCACAGATGTATGTGCCATTCACGACTACACCCCGACGGCGGCGCTTTTGCGCGAACGCTATCGCGATAAATTATCCGGCGGCGAACTGCCATTAAAAGTCTGGGTCGGCGAGAAGCCTCTGTTCGCGCGTGGTTCAGAATATCGCGGACAGCCGATCGTCCTTTCCGAGGTGGGTGGGTTTCTGGCGGTCCCGCAGGATATTCCTGAGGAGCACCGCGATTTGCTCTATCAGTTCTATGACTCGTTCAAGACACCTGAGGAATTACTCGCCAAGTATCGCGATCTGGCGGAAGGCATCGCATCTCTGAAGTTCCTCGCCGGTTTTTGCTACACACAGCTGACCGACATCGAACAGGAGATCAACGGTCTGCTTACTTTCGATCGACGACCGAAGGTGCCACCTGAGAAGATTGCCGAGATTCATCGCGAAGTCTTCAAGGCGGTCGAGGCAGCCATGCGAGAACGTTAG
- a CDS encoding NUDIX domain-containing protein, with translation MPKKSAGLLLYRHHEGSIEVLLVHPGGPFWRNKDEGAWTIPKGEFQDEVPLAAAQREFKEETGLAPPDGNYIPLTPIKQKNGKIVSAWAVEGDFDPATLNSNEFETEWPPRSGRMQKFPEVDRAEWFAPDVAKQKMLSGQGALVDELIGKLE, from the coding sequence ATGCCTAAGAAAAGCGCCGGCTTGTTGCTGTACCGGCACCACGAAGGTTCAATCGAGGTGCTGCTCGTTCATCCGGGCGGTCCGTTCTGGCGCAACAAAGACGAAGGCGCCTGGACCATTCCCAAAGGCGAATTCCAGGATGAAGTACCGCTCGCCGCGGCCCAGCGCGAATTCAAAGAAGAAACCGGCTTGGCACCTCCCGACGGGAACTACATTCCCCTAACGCCGATCAAACAGAAGAACGGCAAGATCGTTAGCGCCTGGGCCGTGGAAGGCGACTTCGATCCGGCAACACTGAACAGCAATGAGTTCGAAACTGAATGGCCGCCGAGATCGGGCCGGATGCAGAAGTTTCCCGAGGTGGATCGAGCTGAGTGGTTTGCGCCGGACGTGGCGAAGCAAAAGATGTTGAGTGGGCAGGGAGCACTGGTGGATGAACTTATTGGCAAGCTCGAGTAA
- a CDS encoding transporter: protein MNRQNNLLNLCVAAVICVIAAASGVRAQQRPLITEDVDIIPPGSMRLEVGMDFLQNVKFPVSGLNGDLTRAGVIGINIGLSPNVEVQIEGVAQNFLSINSQGLSAIPLELAPGANSTNDFGDFTLSTKIKLRAETKNGPSIGFRFGVQLPNSSQGRGIGLNQTNAYGQVLVGKKFGRNGRVNTFGNLGVAILTAPTQLFSQNDVITYGAASIIRLNDQFSIAGEVNGRVNTRPGDGPLGTESQGEARLGMQIRASGLRFDFAGIKGLTSHSPRSGLTVGVTYDTPSIFKPAQ from the coding sequence GTGAATAGACAAAACAATTTACTGAATCTTTGCGTAGCAGCTGTTATCTGCGTGATTGCGGCTGCGTCTGGTGTGCGCGCTCAGCAGCGGCCGCTGATCACCGAAGACGTCGACATCATTCCGCCCGGCTCAATGCGGTTGGAAGTCGGCATGGATTTTCTGCAGAACGTAAAGTTTCCGGTCTCAGGTTTGAATGGCGACCTGACGCGGGCGGGCGTCATCGGCATAAACATTGGGCTGTCCCCGAACGTGGAAGTGCAGATTGAGGGCGTCGCGCAAAACTTCCTGAGCATAAATTCGCAGGGTCTAAGCGCAATTCCTTTGGAGCTCGCCCCCGGCGCCAACTCAACGAACGACTTCGGCGACTTCACGCTCTCAACCAAGATTAAGCTGCGCGCGGAAACTAAGAACGGGCCGTCGATCGGGTTCCGGTTCGGCGTCCAGCTGCCGAACTCGAGCCAGGGCCGCGGCATCGGTCTGAACCAGACCAACGCATACGGTCAGGTGCTTGTCGGAAAGAAGTTCGGCCGCAACGGCCGCGTGAACACGTTTGGCAATCTCGGCGTTGCTATTCTCACGGCGCCAACCCAACTGTTCTCGCAGAACGACGTGATCACCTACGGCGCCGCGAGCATCATTCGGCTCAATGATCAATTCAGCATCGCCGGCGAGGTAAACGGCCGCGTGAACACGCGCCCCGGCGACGGACCGTTGGGAACTGAGTCGCAAGGCGAAGCGCGCCTGGGAATGCAGATTCGCGCGTCCGGTCTGAGATTCGATTTTGCCGGCATCAAAGGCCTGACAAGTCACAGCCCGCGCTCGGGACTTACCGTAGGCGTTACGTACGACACCCCTTCAATCTTCAAACCAGCACAGTAA
- a CDS encoding VTT domain-containing protein: MFDWLDAIARRVGGFIVGVPVYYAGPAMILIGALDSSLLSLPEINDYLVVARCYAHPKTAFFFPLFPAIGSVLGCLLLYTIFKRGGLAVLHRRFRADRVAKVERAYARFGVFALAIPALLPPPLPFKIFVATAGALQFPRRKFLLTILIARSTRYYVEGILAVYYGEAVLRFLKDNGLLIVSIVAAVAVLGLAIYLISRRGRTAVEEGKHITEDSLKG, translated from the coding sequence ATGTTTGATTGGCTCGATGCCATAGCCCGACGCGTTGGAGGTTTCATTGTCGGCGTGCCGGTTTACTACGCCGGGCCGGCGATGATTCTGATAGGCGCTTTGGACTCGTCGCTGCTCTCGCTGCCTGAAATCAACGATTACCTCGTGGTTGCGCGTTGTTACGCGCATCCGAAGACAGCTTTTTTCTTTCCGCTTTTTCCCGCAATTGGCTCCGTGCTTGGTTGCTTGCTCCTGTACACGATTTTCAAGCGCGGCGGATTGGCAGTTCTTCATCGACGCTTTCGCGCCGATCGAGTCGCGAAGGTTGAGCGTGCTTACGCGCGCTTTGGGGTGTTTGCGCTGGCGATTCCGGCTTTGTTGCCGCCGCCTTTGCCCTTCAAGATTTTCGTCGCGACGGCGGGCGCGTTGCAGTTTCCGCGGCGCAAGTTTCTGCTGACGATTCTGATCGCGCGATCGACACGCTATTACGTAGAAGGCATCCTCGCGGTTTACTATGGCGAAGCTGTCCTAAGATTCCTGAAAGACAATGGACTGCTCATCGTGAGCATCGTCGCGGCGGTGGCCGTGCTTGGCCTCGCGATTTACCTCATCTCGCGCCGGGGCAGAACGGCCGTCGAAGAGGGGAAGCACATCACTGAAGATTCACTGAAAGGCTGA
- a CDS encoding VTT domain-containing protein yields the protein MKALIHKITEALGQISQYLISLGPFGLFAIAFLDSVMVPMPGGVDAVLLLLAAARPGWMLIYVAAATIGSTIGCVALYRLSQRAGKKALSKFSASKQKRVKDLIDRYDVMSVLVASLLPPPFPFKLFVVSAGVFRLNLMRFTLAVAGGRTFRYLLLGFLAARYGDQAKELITRYYPAIGITLAVLIVVFFIAKALMRQSGKSEPSGVES from the coding sequence TTGAAGGCTTTAATTCATAAGATTACCGAAGCGCTCGGGCAGATTTCGCAATATCTGATTTCACTGGGACCGTTTGGACTATTCGCAATCGCGTTTTTGGATTCGGTGATGGTGCCGATGCCCGGCGGCGTGGATGCCGTGCTGCTTTTGTTGGCGGCCGCGCGGCCAGGTTGGATGTTGATTTACGTGGCTGCGGCAACGATCGGTTCAACGATTGGGTGCGTGGCTTTGTATCGGCTCTCTCAGCGTGCCGGGAAAAAAGCGTTATCAAAGTTTTCTGCATCAAAGCAAAAACGCGTCAAGGACTTGATCGACCGTTATGACGTGATGTCCGTGCTGGTCGCTTCGCTACTGCCGCCGCCGTTTCCTTTTAAGCTGTTTGTGGTTTCGGCGGGTGTGTTTCGGCTGAACCTGATGCGGTTCACCCTGGCCGTCGCGGGGGGACGCACCTTTCGTTATTTGCTGCTGGGGTTTCTGGCCGCGCGTTACGGCGATCAGGCGAAGGAGTTAATAACTCGTTACTATCCGGCGATCGGAATCACTCTCGCCGTACTGATCGTGGTGTTCTTCATCGCGAAGGCGCTGATGCGCCAGTCCGGCAAGAGCGAGCCGTCAGGAGTCGAAAGCTAG
- a CDS encoding exonuclease domain-containing protein encodes MVRRNLVSDSTLIDETLELIRAQGGRASFLQVAESIFLLSNIDRELAASMISELVENDPRFVLEADHLAAAPDSNSALLRDLEFVVVDVEATHERRTPARIIEIGAYRVRGGDIFDKFETLVNPEAVVPKFLTNLTGISTEMLLTAPKFAEVADEWLDFIGDAVLVAHNANFDLPLMNREIARVFPGYRLRNAHLCTVDLARRLVPRCESHGLDSLVAYFGFEVSRRHRAADDALATARVFLRLLNDLSENGILTLAEARSFQAKLAAGELQLAFDS; translated from the coding sequence ATGGTGCGACGCAATCTTGTTTCTGATTCTACTCTGATAGATGAAACTCTCGAACTAATACGCGCCCAAGGCGGCCGAGCGAGCTTTCTGCAAGTCGCAGAGTCAATCTTTCTCCTATCCAATATCGACCGCGAATTGGCCGCCTCGATGATCAGCGAGCTGGTCGAGAACGATCCGCGATTCGTTCTCGAAGCCGATCACCTGGCGGCAGCCCCAGACTCCAACTCGGCCCTGTTGCGGGACCTCGAGTTCGTTGTGGTCGACGTCGAAGCAACTCACGAACGCCGAACGCCGGCGCGGATTATTGAAATCGGCGCTTACCGGGTCCGCGGCGGCGATATTTTCGACAAGTTCGAAACGCTGGTAAATCCGGAAGCGGTCGTGCCGAAGTTTTTGACGAATCTCACCGGTATCTCAACCGAAATGCTGCTGACGGCCCCCAAGTTCGCGGAAGTCGCGGACGAATGGCTGGACTTCATCGGTGATGCGGTGCTGGTCGCACACAACGCGAATTTCGATCTGCCGCTCATGAACCGCGAAATAGCCCGCGTCTTCCCCGGCTACCGTTTGCGGAACGCGCATCTGTGTACGGTTGACCTGGCGCGCCGGTTGGTGCCGCGCTGCGAGAGTCACGGACTCGATTCCCTCGTCGCGTACTTTGGTTTCGAAGTCTCGCGCCGACATCGTGCCGCTGATGATGCGCTGGCCACCGCCCGCGTTTTTCTCCGTTTGCTGAACGACTTGTCTGAGAATGGGATTCTCACGCTGGCCGAAGCCCGGAGTTTTCAGGCCAAGCTTGCGGCGGGCGAGCTGCAGCTAGCTTTCGACTCCTGA
- the pyrE gene encoding orotate phosphoribosyltransferase has protein sequence MKQTEVLETFKRTGALLEGHFVLSSGLHSSVYLQCAIALQTPSVAAQFGEAIAEQFREKGIETVASPAIGGLIIGYEVARQLGVRFIWTEREQGAMTLRRGFTVRQGERVLVVEDVITTGGSTRDTIKALTENGADVVGAASIIDRSGGEADVGVPRFSLATLNVPAVQPADCDACKRGEQAVKPGSRKIQESV, from the coding sequence ATGAAACAGACTGAGGTGCTGGAAACATTCAAACGAACGGGCGCGCTGCTCGAAGGACACTTCGTCTTGTCGAGCGGGCTGCACAGTTCTGTCTATTTGCAGTGCGCGATCGCGCTGCAAACCCCTTCAGTGGCGGCGCAGTTTGGCGAAGCGATCGCCGAACAGTTTCGCGAAAAGGGAATTGAAACGGTAGCGTCGCCGGCAATCGGCGGACTCATTATCGGATATGAAGTAGCCCGGCAACTCGGAGTGCGATTCATCTGGACTGAGCGCGAGCAGGGCGCCATGACTTTGCGGCGCGGTTTCACCGTCCGCCAGGGTGAACGCGTCCTGGTGGTCGAGGATGTGATCACGACCGGTGGCTCGACCAGGGACACAATCAAAGCGCTAACTGAGAATGGTGCTGACGTCGTAGGTGCCGCTTCAATCATCGATCGATCCGGCGGCGAAGCTGACGTCGGCGTACCAAGGTTCTCGCTGGCGACGCTGAATGTTCCGGCGGTGCAGCCGGCGGATTGTGACGCTTGTAAACGTGGTGAGCAGGCGGTGAAACCCGGGAGCCGGAAGATTCAAGAGTCCGTTTAG
- the truA gene encoding tRNA pseudouridine(38-40) synthase TruA — protein sequence MNFKLLLQYDGTDFHGWQIQEGLRTVQGELTRALSLLDGREVVVHGSGRTDAGVHAEGQVASVQLQREITPAKLRSAINGNLSPDVRVLFVSAVAEDFHARYSARGKTYSYRIVHGPVMPPFWSRYALLESRALNLELARRCATSFVGEHDWTAFSAAQSDVESRIRHVTRCGLEHRWSARGRCHLIEISVTASGFLRYMVRSIVGTLLAAARGDIVEETVVRALREGKRELAGPTAPAHGLTLISVQYD from the coding sequence ATGAACTTCAAACTTCTGCTCCAATACGACGGCACTGACTTTCACGGCTGGCAAATTCAGGAAGGCTTGCGAACCGTGCAGGGGGAATTGACGCGCGCTCTCTCGTTGCTTGACGGTCGTGAAGTTGTCGTCCACGGTTCAGGGCGAACCGACGCAGGCGTGCACGCGGAAGGACAAGTCGCCAGTGTGCAGCTACAGCGTGAAATTACTCCAGCCAAACTGCGCAGCGCGATTAACGGAAATCTGTCGCCGGATGTGCGGGTGCTGTTTGTGAGCGCCGTTGCCGAAGACTTTCACGCGCGTTACTCGGCGCGTGGTAAGACCTACAGCTACCGCATTGTGCACGGGCCGGTGATGCCGCCATTCTGGTCGCGCTATGCGCTGCTCGAGTCTCGGGCGCTGAACCTCGAGTTAGCGCGCCGCTGCGCGACGTCGTTTGTGGGCGAGCACGACTGGACCGCTTTCTCGGCGGCGCAATCGGACGTCGAGTCGCGAATCCGCCACGTAACGCGCTGCGGTCTTGAACATAGATGGAGCGCGCGCGGCCGTTGCCATCTGATCGAAATCAGCGTCACCGCGAGTGGCTTTCTGCGTTACATGGTGCGGTCGATTGTGGGAACACTGCTGGCGGCAGCGCGTGGCGACATCGTTGAGGAGACCGTCGTGCGCGCGCTGCGCGAAGGCAAACGTGAGTTGGCCGGCCCAACGGCGCCCGCGCACGGCCTGACACTGATCAGTGTGCAGTACGATTGA
- a CDS encoding isoprenyl transferase gives MHENFTEVVEKGSRDERLLSSIAWDRLPQHIAIIMDGNGRWAAQRGQPRIAGHRAGVEAVRAAVDTGARLGLGALTLYAFSTENWKRPRYEVDALMRMLRKYLRLELEEINRQNIRFQTIGRTHELAPNVQQEIVRAGERTAKNSGMVLSVALNYGGRSEIVDASRAAMRRVIAEKRTPDELSEEDIARELYTRDLPELDLLVRTSGELRISNFLLWQSAYAEIHVTETLWPDFRRVHLLEAIVDYQQRRRRFGGLKLVVNAK, from the coding sequence GTGCACGAAAACTTCACAGAGGTAGTTGAGAAAGGCAGTCGCGACGAGCGCCTGCTTTCGTCGATCGCGTGGGATCGTCTGCCGCAGCACATCGCGATCATTATGGACGGTAACGGGCGCTGGGCGGCGCAGCGTGGACAGCCGCGCATCGCCGGACACCGCGCCGGCGTCGAAGCCGTGCGCGCCGCGGTCGATACTGGCGCGCGGCTTGGTTTGGGCGCGCTCACGCTCTACGCATTTTCGACCGAGAACTGGAAGCGCCCGCGTTATGAAGTGGATGCGCTCATGCGGATGCTGCGCAAGTACCTGCGGCTTGAGTTGGAAGAGATCAATCGACAGAACATTCGGTTTCAGACAATTGGCCGCACTCACGAACTTGCGCCGAACGTGCAGCAGGAAATTGTGCGCGCCGGAGAGCGCACGGCGAAGAACAGTGGGATGGTGCTGAGCGTCGCGCTGAACTATGGCGGTCGCTCAGAAATCGTCGATGCGTCCCGCGCGGCAATGCGCAGAGTAATCGCTGAGAAGCGGACGCCGGATGAATTGTCAGAGGAAGACATCGCGCGCGAGTTGTACACGCGCGACTTACCTGAACTCGATCTCCTGGTGCGGACCAGCGGTGAGCTGCGCATTTCGAACTTTCTTTTGTGGCAAAGCGCGTACGCGGAAATTCATGTGACGGAAACACTGTGGCCCGACTTTCGCCGTGTGCATCTGCTCGAAGCGATTGTCGATTATCAACAACGCCGCCGGCGGTTCGGGGGACTGAAGCTCGTCGTGAACGCGAAGTAG
- a CDS encoding phosphatidate cytidylyltransferase, producing the protein MPNQPDKPNPLSKLNAIPSGVARLLTAVILLPILIASILVPRLAPVFVVLVGVALLLALLEFWIIAAKQQIRADPVAGFLGAAALFTIFYFADPREAVDFSAVVAVLILLTICSLVAAMLRGAPFERMLARSGATVIGVMYVVLLGSHLVAVRNGFSAELSKDLLSFFFLVLMGSDAAAYYGGRAFGRHKLAPNVSPGKTWEGAIAGMLASLLLATAAHYWFFRQLPLKFALPLAAAMNVFGVLGDLTESALKRSAGAKDTAKILPGHGGMLDRVDSLLFNAPLIYYFALAYFR; encoded by the coding sequence TTGCCGAATCAACCAGACAAACCGAATCCGCTGTCGAAGCTCAACGCGATTCCGTCCGGCGTCGCCCGTCTGCTGACGGCGGTTATTCTGCTGCCCATCCTCATTGCGTCGATCTTAGTGCCCCGGCTTGCGCCCGTGTTCGTGGTGCTGGTCGGCGTCGCGCTGCTTCTGGCGCTGCTCGAGTTTTGGATCATCGCGGCCAAACAACAGATTCGGGCTGACCCGGTCGCCGGGTTTCTCGGCGCCGCTGCCTTGTTTACGATTTTTTATTTCGCCGATCCACGCGAGGCAGTGGACTTTTCAGCGGTCGTTGCGGTTCTCATCCTGCTGACCATTTGTTCTTTGGTGGCGGCGATGCTGCGGGGCGCCCCCTTCGAACGCATGCTGGCGCGCAGCGGAGCCACCGTGATCGGTGTAATGTACGTGGTCCTTTTGGGAAGCCACCTCGTTGCTGTGCGCAACGGATTCAGCGCAGAGCTATCAAAGGACCTCCTGTCATTTTTCTTTCTTGTGCTGATGGGTTCGGATGCGGCCGCGTATTACGGCGGCCGGGCGTTCGGAAGACACAAGCTGGCGCCAAATGTAAGTCCGGGAAAAACCTGGGAGGGTGCAATTGCCGGCATGCTCGCGAGCCTGTTGCTGGCGACCGCGGCGCATTACTGGTTCTTCCGGCAGTTGCCTTTGAAGTTCGCTTTGCCGCTGGCGGCCGCGATGAATGTTTTTGGTGTACTCGGCGACTTAACTGAGAGTGCGCTAAAACGCAGCGCCGGCGCCAAGGACACGGCCAAGATTCTCCCGGGGCATGGCGGCATGCTCGATCGGGTCGATAGCTTGCTGTTTAATGCGCCGCTCATCTACTATTTTGCCCTGGCGTACTTCCGCTGA